The following are from one region of the Nicotiana tabacum cultivar K326 chromosome 3, ASM71507v2, whole genome shotgun sequence genome:
- the LOC107795578 gene encoding berberine bridge enzyme-like 8, with amino-acid sequence MKIPLFCSSLVIFLVLATSISPSHENQTFLECLKTNSNPSHPISSLVYSPNNSSFPSVLQAYIRNLRFNESTTNKPLFILTALHESHIQAAIICAKAQGLQMKIRSGGHDYEGLSYISDVPFFILDMFNFRSINVNIDDESAWVEVGATLGEVYYRIAEKSNVHGFPAGVCPTVGVGGHISGGGYGNMMRKYGLTVDNIVDAKLIDVQGRILDRKLMGEDLFWAISGGGGASFGVLLSYKIKLVRVPPKVTVFRVPRLYDQNALELAYLWQRRADKWDDDMFMRLIIDVVNSTTRPTEKTIRVSFFTLFLGDSKQLVSFMNENFPELGLQQKDITEMSWVESVLYYTSFPIAPIDALLRRQPPSVTYLKRKSDYLKKPMSKEGLEYIFKKMIELQTPTILTFNPYGGKMSEISPSAKPFPHRAGNIAKIQYSTNWNEGGVEAANHYLNLTRVLYNYMTPFVSKYPRAAFFNYRDIDLGVTHNGKFSYLEGRVYGIKYFLGNFNRLVKIKTKVDPDNFFRNEQSIPVYPWRK; translated from the coding sequence ATGAAAATTCCACTATTCTGCTCGTCCCTTGTTATTTTTCTTGTTCTTGCTACTTCAATAAGCCCTTCCCATGAAAATCAAACATTTCTTGAATGTCTCAAAACCAATTCAAACCCTTCTCATCCAATTTCCTCACTAGTATATTCTCCAAACAACTCTTCATTTCCATCTGTTTTACAAGCTTACATAAGAAACCTAAGGTTTAACGAGTCAACAACAAACAAACCTCTATTTATCCTCACTGCTTTGCATGAATCCCACATTCAAGCTGCGATTATATGTGCTAAAGCACAAGGTTTGCAGATGAAAATCCGGAGTGGTGGACATGATTATGAGGGTCTATCTTATATCTCCGATGTTCCCTTTTTCATTCTTGACATGTTCAATTTCCGGTCTATAAACGTTAACATTGACGATGAATCTGCATGGGTTGAAGTGGGTGCAACTCTTGGCGAAGTATACTATAGAATTGCTGAAAAAAGCAACGTTCATGGCTTCCCTGCTGGAGTTTGTCCCACCGTAGGCGTCGGTGGTCACATCAGTGGGGGTGGCTATGGTAACATGATGAGGAAATACGGCCTTACTGTTGATAACATCGTTGATGCTAAATTAATCGATGTTCAAGGCCGAATCCTCGACCGAAAATTGATGGGAGAGGACTTATTTTGGGCAATTTCGGGTGGTGGCGGAGCTAGTTTTGGAGTTCTCTTGTCGTATAAAATAAAGTTGGTTCGAGTCCCACCAAAGGTGACTGTTTTTCGAGTCCCAAGACTTTATGACCAAAATGCTCTCGAACTTGCTTACCTATGGCAACGTCGTGCAGATAAGTGGGATGATGACATGTTCATGAGACTGATCATTGATGTAGTAAATAGCACTACTCGTCCTACGGAAAAAACTATAAGGGTTTCATTTTTTACATTATTTCTTGGTGACTCGAAGCAACTTGTCTCATTTATGAACGAAAATTTTCCAGAATTAGGGTTACAACAAAAGGACATTACTGAGATGTCTTGGGTAGAATCTGTTCTTTACTATACAAGTTTTCCTATTGCCCCAATTGATGCTTTGctacgtaggcaacctccatcGGTTACATACTTGAAAAGGAAATCTGATTACTTGAAAAAACCAATGTCAAAGGAAGGGTTGGAATACATATTCAAGAAAATGATAGAACTACAAACGCCAACAATTTTGACATTTAATCCATATGGTGGGAAAATGAGTGAAATCTCACCTTCTGCTAAGCCATTTCCACATAGAGCTGGGAATATAGCCAAGATTCAATATTCAACAAATTGGAATGAAGGTGGAGTTGAGGCTGCAAACCATTATCTCAACTTGACAAGAGTACTTTACAACTATATGACTCCTTTTGTGTCAAAATACCCAAGAGCAGCATTTTTTAAttatagggatattgatttgggTGTTACGCACAATGGGAAGTTTAGTTATTTGGAAGGGCGAGTGTATGGGATCAAGTATTTTTTGGGAAATTTCAACAGGTTGGTGAAGATCAAGACAAAGGTTGACCCTGATAACTTTTTCAGGAATGAACAAAGCATCCCAGTTTACCCTTGGAGGAAGTAG